One segment of Erigeron canadensis isolate Cc75 chromosome 2, C_canadensis_v1, whole genome shotgun sequence DNA contains the following:
- the LOC122587942 gene encoding uncharacterized protein LOC122587942: protein MASINVSCVPRNPDLLWLQAPNEHRSYNISHDRNVTVSRCRKGDGGLAKVMKSGMPEAILVHVRSAGFFQLFLACICQLDHSLINALVERWRPKTNTFHLPVGEATVTLQDVLVIWGLPIQGPAVTGVWVIVLYCSPDTF from the coding sequence ATGGCATCCATTAACGTCAGTTGTGTTCCTAGAAACCCAGACTTGTTGTGGTTACAAGCTCCAAATGAGCATCGCTCATACAACATCTCCCATGACCGTAATGTGACAGTGTCACGTTGCAGAAAAGGTGATGGCGGGCTGGCTAAAGTGATGAAGTCAGGTATGCCCGAGGCAATTCTTGTCCATGTCAGGAGTGCTGGGTTTTTCCAACTATTCCTGGCGTGTATTTGCCAACTTGATCATTCTTTGATCAATGCGTTGGTGGAGAGGTGGCGTCCGAAAACCAACACGTTTCACCTTCCTGTTGGTGAAGCCACTGTCACCTTGCAAGATGTGCTAGTGATATGGGGTTTACCCATACAGGGACCAGCGGTGACTGGTGTATGGGTCATCGTCTTGTACTGTTCACCTGACACATTCTGA
- the LOC122589622 gene encoding G-type lectin S-receptor-like serine/threonine-protein kinase At4g27290 isoform X1: MEKLIILVFLCFGTLCFMLTCCNAVDTFYPNEPIRDGDTIVSTNGLFEMGFFSPGNSKNRYLGIWYKKVSNGTVVWVANRDTPVNSTSAVLQVSSGRILQLIVDGNTNTTIWSSSLVSLNDITPVTQLLDNGNLVVKNASSNDKDTFIWQSFDYPGDTFLPGMKLGKDLITGIERYTVSWKSNDDPSRGQYVAFLDTNGFPQIFDRRGEVLQTRIGPWNGVRFSGMPSLTSNPTSVNVFVVNEKEMYYRFEVEDLVVSRIYVNPDGVMTRMNWVNATQSWFSLTSPPTDSCARYGLCGPYGICNTNNFPVCSCMEGFNQKRPEEWSLENWSSGCVRRTRLGCVNGDGFKRISGVKVPDTRTSRYNYSMTLGDCEMACRMNCSCTAYANLDIRNGGSGCLLWFNELMDMREHNGETQSLYIRMAASELPSLPIAHSGSGKKKQIIIAIFSTLVAVVLVIVGLAMYARSKKMKRLVKDLNDNSTNDGREEVADLQSFCLSKIAKSTNNFSVTNKIGEGGFGLVYKGVLDDGREIAVKRLSETSRQGIDEFKNEVRCIAKLQHRNLVKLLGYCIQGHETMLIYEYMANKSLDLTIFDETQSSMLDWSKRFCIIHGIARGLLYLHQDSRLRVIHRDLKAANILLDDDMNPKISDFGLARRFKGYETEANTNKVVGTYGYISPEYAVHGHFSVKSDVFSFGVLVLEIVSGKKNQGFVREEHSDNLLGHAWRLYNEDRSIELACSDLRDKCNKSELLRSIHIGLLCVQHHAEDRPTMSSVVVMLDNESTLPPPKQPAFFTEAGLFNNNTQSLGPTQSSVNVTMTLLDAR, encoded by the exons ATGGAGAAGCTCATTATATTAGTTTTCTTATGCTTTGGTactttatgttttatgttaacATGTTGTAATGCAGTAGACACATTTTACCCAAATGAACCCATCAGAGACGGTGATACCATTGTTTCGACTAATGGGCTTTTTGAAATGGGATTTTTCAGCCCAGGTAACTCCAAGAACCGATACTTGGGGATATGGTATAAGAAGGTCTCAAATGGCACCGTTGTTTGGGTTGCAAATAGAGATACACCAGTTAACAGTACTTCAGCCGTGCTCCAAGTCAGTAGTGGTAGAATCCTGCAGCTTATCGTTGACGGTAATACTAATACCACTATCTGGTCATCTTCCCTTGTATCATTAAATGATATCACACCAGTAACTCAACTTTTAGATAATGGAAACCTTGTTGTAAAGAATGCAAGTAGTAATGATAAGGATACGTTTATATGGCAAAGTTTTGATTACCCTGGAGACACTTTTCTCCCAGGTATGAAACTCGGTAAGGATTTGATTACAGGCATAGAAAGATACACAGTATCGTGGAAGAGTAATGATGATCCTTCTCGAGGCCAGTATGTAGCATTTTTGGATACAAATGGCTTTCCACAGATATTTGATAGACGAGGAGAGGTTTTGCAGACTAGGATTGGACCATGGAATGGGGTTCGATTCAGTGGCATGCCTAGTTTGACTTCCAACCCAACATCAGTAAACGTTTTTGTTGTTAATGAGAAAGAGATGTATTATAGGTTTGAAGTTGAGGATTTGGTTGTTTCAAGGATTTATGTTAACCCCGACGGCGTTATGACACGCATGAATTGGGTTAATGCAACTCAAAGTTGGTTCTCTTTGACGTCACCACCCACTGATAGTTGTGCACGATATGGACTGTGTGGCCCATATGGAATCTGTAACACTAACAATTTTCCTGTGTGTAGTTGTATGGAAGGCTTTAACCAAAAACGCCCAGAGGAATGGAGTTTGGAGAATTGGTCTAGTGGGTGTGTACGTAGAACTCGTTTGGGTTGTGTGAATGGGGATGGATTTAAAAGAATTTCGGGTGTGAAAGTCCCAGACACCCGAACTTCACGGTATAACTATAGTATGACTTTAGGCGACTGTGAAATGGCGTGCAGGATGAATTGCTCGTGCACAGCATATGCAAATTTAGATATTAGGAATGGTGGAAGTGGATGTTTACTATGGTTTAATGAGTTAATGGATATGAGAGAACACAATGGTGAAACTCAGAGTCTTTACATAAGAATGGCAGCCTCCGAATTACCAA GTCTTCCAATAGCTCACTCTGGTTCCGGCAAAAAGAAACAGATAATCATAGCGATCTTTTCAACATTGGTTGCAGTGGTTCTGGTAATTGTTGGTCTTGCAATGTATGCAAGaagcaagaaaatgaaaagactAG TGAAAGACCTGAATGACAATTCTACCAATGATGGTCGGGAGGAAGTTGCAGATTTACAATCGTTTTGCCTGTCAAAGATTGCCAAGTCTACAAATAACTTCTCGGTCACCAATAAGATTGGAGAAGGTGGCTTTGGTCTGGTCTACAAG GGTGTGTTAGATGATGGACGGGAAATAGCAGTGAAGCGGTTGTCAGAAACTTCTAGACAAGGGATTGATGAGTTCAAGAATGAAGTTAGGTGCATCGCCAAACTGCAGCATCGTAATCTTGTGAAGCTTCTAGGATACTGCATTCAAGGACATGAAACAATGCTGATTTATGAATACATGGCCAACAAAAGCTTGGATTTAACAATATTTG ACGAAACCCAAAGTTCAATGCTTGATTGGTCCAAGCGCTTCTGCATTATCCATGGGATTGCTCGGGGGCTTCTTTATCTGCATCAGGATTCTAGACTTCGGGTTATTCACAGAGATTTGAAAGCTGCAAATATTTTGTTGGATGATGACATGAACCCTAAAATCTCAGACTTCGGTCTTGCTAGAAGATTTAAAGGCTACGAGACTGAAGCAAATACTAACAAAGTGGTTGGAACTTA TGGGTATATATCTCCAGAGTATGCAGTGCATGGCCATTTCTCAGTGAAATCAGATGTGTTCAGTTTTGGAGTTTTGGTGCTCGAAATTGTGAGTGGGAAGAAAAACCAAGGATTTGTTCGTGAAGAACACAGTGATAACCTCCTAGGCCAT GCATGGAGACTTTATAATGAAGATAGATCCATTGAGCTTGCTTGTTCTGACTTAAGGGATAAGTGCAACAAATCTGAATTACTCCGGTCAATACATATTGGTTTGTTATGTGTGCAACATCATGCCGAAGATAGGCCTACTATGTCATCTGTGGTTGTTATGTTGGACAATGAAAGTACATTGCCTCCACCGAAGCAGCCTGCATTCTTCACTGAAGCaggtttgtttaataataatactcAGTCATTGGGCCCGACACAAAGTTCTGTTAATGTCACAATGACACTTTTAGATGCTCGATAG
- the LOC122588466 gene encoding uncharacterized protein slr1919 yields the protein MLTTAVTAAATVPASAVYAAATSRNQKCYRKNGCRAVAGNLGHFVEIVKKDVDFLKKNISDGLNWTSEAIRFPKIKKKVDEVVWLKNLEDPNYEKKSNSWPQPYYPELSGTDLVLADLKALEAYILYYYYLSKMWSKPLPEVYNPQEADDYFKCRPHIVALRLIEVFGSFASAAIRIRLAGIKRSKSSSLGTEADEYYSQYNFGMVLKETMLNLGPTFIKVGQSLSTRPDIIGFPISKALGELHDQIPPFPRDLAMKIIEEELGSPVDTFFSYISDEAVAAASFGQVYRANTIDGVDVAVKVQRPNLRHVVFRDIYIMRVGLNNVQRVMKRKSDLRLYADELGKGLVGELDYTLEAANALEFMEAHSSFSFIRVPKVYQHLTQKRVLTMEWMAGENPKELLSKCSSEFEQESQYSEKQRIDAKKHLLDLVSKGVEACLVQLIETGLLHADPHPGNMLYLPSGQIGFLDFGLICRMEKKHKFAMLGSIIHIVNGDWASLVGALADMDVVRPGINVSRVIMELEYAMDEIEFEDGIPDVRFSRVLGKIWAIALKYHFRMPPYYTLLLRSLASFEGLAMAGDPGFKTFESSYPYVVRKLLTDNSLDTRKILHSVVLNKRKELQWEKVSFLLRVGATSKGIHLALKSGTSVEDPSNGPARVMDTINLVLKLVLSKDGVVVRRLLMTADGASLIRGIVSKEARPFRHQVCKLIADMLYHSICAALDKSFIATRYGAIHRSSSSTPAITFQSLVKNRRLKVIFLKVLESGRKDLVLMARLCWVSFLTLVAASALACHRVVVSLSETYLGRLSFASKKLAVST from the exons ATGCTAACAACCGCCGTCACCGCGGCAGCTACAGTTCCGGCTTCCGCGGTGTACGCTGCCGCCACTTCTCGTAATCAAAAATGTTATCGAAAAAACGGTTGCCGTGCGGTCGCCGGAAACTTGGGCCATTTTGTTGAGATAGTTAAAAAGGATGTTGATTTTTTGAAGAAGAATATAAGTGATGGATTGAATTGGACAAGTGAAGCTATTCGGTTTCCGAAAATTAAGAAGAAAGTGGATGAAGTTGTTTGGTTGAAGAATCTTGAAGATCCTAATTATGAAAAAAAGTCTAATTCTTGGCCTCAGCCTTATTATccag AACTATCTGGCACTGATCTTGTATTGGCTGATCTTAAAGCTTTGGAGGCTTATATACTCTATTATTACTATTTGTCTAAAATGTGGTCCAAGCCACTTCCAGAAGTTTATAACCCACAAGAAGCTGATGACTATTTCAAATGCCGGCCTCATATTGTGGCCCTTCGACTAATTGAG GTTTTTGGTTCTTTTGCCTCAGCTGCAATCAGAATAAGATTAGCGGGAATTAAAAGGTCAAAAAGTTCAAGTTTAGGCACAGAGGCTGATGAATACTATTCCCAGTACAATTTCGGGATGGTGTTAAAAGAAACAATGCTAAACTTGGGTCCTACTTTTATTAAAG TTGGCCAGTCCCTTTCTACAAGGCCAGATATTATTGGCTTTCCCATATCCAAG GCTTTAGGTGAGCTTCATGATCAAATCCCCCCTTTCCCCCGGGATTTAGCCATGAAAattatagaggaagaattaggtTCACCTGTGGACACCTTCTTCAGTTACATCTCTGATGAAGCGGTAGCTGCAGCATCATTTGGTCAG GTCTACAGGGCAAATACAATAGATGGTGTTGATGTTGCTGTGAAAGTTCAAAGACCTAATCTGCGACATGTAGTGTTTCGGGATATCTATATCATGCGAGTTGGG CTGAACAATGTGCAACGAGtgatgaaaagaaaaagtgaTCTACGCCTTTATGCTGATGAGCTTGGGAAAGGGTTGGTGGGGGAGTTGGACTATACTTTGGAGGCTGCAAATGCTCTAGAGTTCATG GAAGCtcattcttcattttctttcattCGTGTTCCAAAAGTATATCAGCATCTGACTCAAAAAAGGGTCCTAACTATGGAGTGGATGGCCGGTGAGAATCCAAAGGAATTACTTTCCAAATGCAGTAGTGAGTTTGAACAGGAATCTCAATATTCAGAAAAGCAGCGAATCGATGCTAAGAAGCATCTTCTTGATCTG GTTAGCAAAGGAGTTGAGGCATGTCTTGTTCAACTTATTGAAACTGGCTTATTGCATGCTGATCCACATCCTGGAAATATGCTTTATTTACCATCTGGGCAAATAGG GTTTCTTGATTTTGGACTAATATGTCGGATGGAAAAGAAACATAAGTTTGCCATGCTTGGATCTATTATTCATATAGTAAATGGAGACTGGGCATCTCTTGTTGGAGCCCTTGCTGATATGGATGTCGTAAGGCCTGGAATAAATGTCTCGCGAGTTATCATG GAACTGGAATATGCCATGGATGAGATAGAATTCGAGGATGGAATCCCTGATGTCAGATTTAGCCGG GTGCTGGGTAAAATTTGGGCCATAGCCTTGAAGTATCATTTCCGCATGCCGCCATATTACACCCTGCTGCTACGGTCCCTTGCTTCCTTTGAAG GATTAGCAATGGCTGGGGATCCAGgttttaaaacttttgaaagTTCATACCCGTATGTTGTTCGTAAACTCCTTACTGATAACTCACTTGATACAAGGAAGATCCTGCACTCG gTTGtgttaaacaaaagaaaagaacttCAATGGGAGaaggtttcttttttattgagagTTGGTGCAACGAG CAAAGGTATACACCTGGCACTAAAAAGTGGAACTTCTGTCGAAGATCCCTCCAATGGACCAGCTCGAGTAATGGATACCATAAACTTAGTCCTTAAACTTGTACTTTCAAAAGATGGTGTGGTAGTGAGACGACTTTTGATGACTGCA GATGGAGCCTCACTAATCCGGGGTATAGTTTCCAAGGAAGCAAGACCTTTCCGCCATCAAGTATGCAAATTAATTGCAGATATGCTATATCATTCGATATGTGCAGCCTTAGACAAATCTTTCATCGCCACCAGATATGGTGCCATTCACAGATCATCGTCTTCGACACCAGCCATCACCTTCCAGTCTCTAGTGAAAAATCGGCGTCTCAAAGTCATTTTCCTCAAAGTCTTAGAATCTGGAAGAAAAGATCTGGTACTTATGGCCCGCTTATGCTGGGTTAGCTTTTTGACACTTGTTGCAGCATCTGCTTTGGCTTGTCACCGTGTAGTTGTTTCTTTATCCGAGACTTATTTGGGCCGTTTATCATTCGCTTCCAAGAAACTTGCAGTAAGTACCTAA
- the LOC122589622 gene encoding G-type lectin S-receptor-like serine/threonine-protein kinase At4g27290 isoform X2 gives MEKLIILVFLCFGTLCFMLTCCNAVDTFYPNEPIRDGDTIVSTNGLFEMGFFSPGNSKNRYLGIWYKKVSNGTVVWVANRDTPVNSTSAVLQVSSGRILQLIVDGMKLGKDLITGIERYTVSWKSNDDPSRGQYVAFLDTNGFPQIFDRRGEVLQTRIGPWNGVRFSGMPSLTSNPTSVNVFVVNEKEMYYRFEVEDLVVSRIYVNPDGVMTRMNWVNATQSWFSLTSPPTDSCARYGLCGPYGICNTNNFPVCSCMEGFNQKRPEEWSLENWSSGCVRRTRLGCVNGDGFKRISGVKVPDTRTSRYNYSMTLGDCEMACRMNCSCTAYANLDIRNGGSGCLLWFNELMDMREHNGETQSLYIRMAASELPSLPIAHSGSGKKKQIIIAIFSTLVAVVLVIVGLAMYARSKKMKRLVKDLNDNSTNDGREEVADLQSFCLSKIAKSTNNFSVTNKIGEGGFGLVYKGVLDDGREIAVKRLSETSRQGIDEFKNEVRCIAKLQHRNLVKLLGYCIQGHETMLIYEYMANKSLDLTIFDETQSSMLDWSKRFCIIHGIARGLLYLHQDSRLRVIHRDLKAANILLDDDMNPKISDFGLARRFKGYETEANTNKVVGTYGYISPEYAVHGHFSVKSDVFSFGVLVLEIVSGKKNQGFVREEHSDNLLGHAWRLYNEDRSIELACSDLRDKCNKSELLRSIHIGLLCVQHHAEDRPTMSSVVVMLDNESTLPPPKQPAFFTEAGLFNNNTQSLGPTQSSVNVTMTLLDAR, from the exons ATGGAGAAGCTCATTATATTAGTTTTCTTATGCTTTGGTactttatgttttatgttaacATGTTGTAATGCAGTAGACACATTTTACCCAAATGAACCCATCAGAGACGGTGATACCATTGTTTCGACTAATGGGCTTTTTGAAATGGGATTTTTCAGCCCAGGTAACTCCAAGAACCGATACTTGGGGATATGGTATAAGAAGGTCTCAAATGGCACCGTTGTTTGGGTTGCAAATAGAGATACACCAGTTAACAGTACTTCAGCCGTGCTCCAAGTCAGTAGTGGTAGAATCCTGCAGCTTATCGTTGACG GTATGAAACTCGGTAAGGATTTGATTACAGGCATAGAAAGATACACAGTATCGTGGAAGAGTAATGATGATCCTTCTCGAGGCCAGTATGTAGCATTTTTGGATACAAATGGCTTTCCACAGATATTTGATAGACGAGGAGAGGTTTTGCAGACTAGGATTGGACCATGGAATGGGGTTCGATTCAGTGGCATGCCTAGTTTGACTTCCAACCCAACATCAGTAAACGTTTTTGTTGTTAATGAGAAAGAGATGTATTATAGGTTTGAAGTTGAGGATTTGGTTGTTTCAAGGATTTATGTTAACCCCGACGGCGTTATGACACGCATGAATTGGGTTAATGCAACTCAAAGTTGGTTCTCTTTGACGTCACCACCCACTGATAGTTGTGCACGATATGGACTGTGTGGCCCATATGGAATCTGTAACACTAACAATTTTCCTGTGTGTAGTTGTATGGAAGGCTTTAACCAAAAACGCCCAGAGGAATGGAGTTTGGAGAATTGGTCTAGTGGGTGTGTACGTAGAACTCGTTTGGGTTGTGTGAATGGGGATGGATTTAAAAGAATTTCGGGTGTGAAAGTCCCAGACACCCGAACTTCACGGTATAACTATAGTATGACTTTAGGCGACTGTGAAATGGCGTGCAGGATGAATTGCTCGTGCACAGCATATGCAAATTTAGATATTAGGAATGGTGGAAGTGGATGTTTACTATGGTTTAATGAGTTAATGGATATGAGAGAACACAATGGTGAAACTCAGAGTCTTTACATAAGAATGGCAGCCTCCGAATTACCAA GTCTTCCAATAGCTCACTCTGGTTCCGGCAAAAAGAAACAGATAATCATAGCGATCTTTTCAACATTGGTTGCAGTGGTTCTGGTAATTGTTGGTCTTGCAATGTATGCAAGaagcaagaaaatgaaaagactAG TGAAAGACCTGAATGACAATTCTACCAATGATGGTCGGGAGGAAGTTGCAGATTTACAATCGTTTTGCCTGTCAAAGATTGCCAAGTCTACAAATAACTTCTCGGTCACCAATAAGATTGGAGAAGGTGGCTTTGGTCTGGTCTACAAG GGTGTGTTAGATGATGGACGGGAAATAGCAGTGAAGCGGTTGTCAGAAACTTCTAGACAAGGGATTGATGAGTTCAAGAATGAAGTTAGGTGCATCGCCAAACTGCAGCATCGTAATCTTGTGAAGCTTCTAGGATACTGCATTCAAGGACATGAAACAATGCTGATTTATGAATACATGGCCAACAAAAGCTTGGATTTAACAATATTTG ACGAAACCCAAAGTTCAATGCTTGATTGGTCCAAGCGCTTCTGCATTATCCATGGGATTGCTCGGGGGCTTCTTTATCTGCATCAGGATTCTAGACTTCGGGTTATTCACAGAGATTTGAAAGCTGCAAATATTTTGTTGGATGATGACATGAACCCTAAAATCTCAGACTTCGGTCTTGCTAGAAGATTTAAAGGCTACGAGACTGAAGCAAATACTAACAAAGTGGTTGGAACTTA TGGGTATATATCTCCAGAGTATGCAGTGCATGGCCATTTCTCAGTGAAATCAGATGTGTTCAGTTTTGGAGTTTTGGTGCTCGAAATTGTGAGTGGGAAGAAAAACCAAGGATTTGTTCGTGAAGAACACAGTGATAACCTCCTAGGCCAT GCATGGAGACTTTATAATGAAGATAGATCCATTGAGCTTGCTTGTTCTGACTTAAGGGATAAGTGCAACAAATCTGAATTACTCCGGTCAATACATATTGGTTTGTTATGTGTGCAACATCATGCCGAAGATAGGCCTACTATGTCATCTGTGGTTGTTATGTTGGACAATGAAAGTACATTGCCTCCACCGAAGCAGCCTGCATTCTTCACTGAAGCaggtttgtttaataataatactcAGTCATTGGGCCCGACACAAAGTTCTGTTAATGTCACAATGACACTTTTAGATGCTCGATAG